The Streptococcaceae bacterium ESL0687 genome has a segment encoding these proteins:
- a CDS encoding ABC transporter permease produces MKKYILSRLLRAVFSIVVVTAIVYTLIFSLIPRSQIFTSDPNITKVAGDPDKKANYENSVYRKQGYIDYYNSQQLANEISKNTPSFTSEGTDENLKIAQEWAKEKGKGWVVSELPNSKDLYATREIPIYERVIKFYANLIQIDHPWKVKDSSNPDLKRYVKFEWTKGNGPALVGSGTQHKYLIYFDKSFPYIHQNIIKLYLGESYPTFGGRDVMNVLTSGQGQTKSQEITLEDGSKMMSSFNIHTAQYQSPENQDERSKKIFQDDYTDVKSNYQDPSMIKNSFVIGVIAVILSYLISIPLATQLSRHANSILDRMGLFLTTAFIALPSLAVIYFDRFVGNSLFGLPDSFTDYGAGDLRSYILPVIILALLQTPGNVLWIRRYMLDQASSDYVKFARAKGLSEKEIYSKHILKNAMIPISNGIPASIILAISGATMTETIFLIPGMGKMLPDAIKSHNNAMVVGITFIFTSLSVISVLLGDLLMQKIDPRINLAEKGGRK; encoded by the coding sequence ATGAAAAAATATATACTATCAAGATTACTTAGAGCAGTTTTTTCAATAGTTGTCGTTACAGCGATTGTTTATACGCTCATATTCTCATTAATTCCCCGTAGCCAAATTTTTACAAGTGACCCGAATATAACTAAGGTTGCAGGTGATCCAGATAAAAAAGCAAACTATGAAAATAGTGTTTACAGAAAACAAGGCTATATTGATTACTACAATTCTCAACAACTTGCTAATGAAATAAGCAAAAATACGCCTTCTTTCACCTCAGAGGGGACCGATGAGAACCTTAAAATAGCTCAAGAATGGGCTAAAGAAAAGGGTAAGGGCTGGGTAGTTAGTGAACTTCCTAATAGTAAGGATTTATATGCGACCAGAGAAATTCCAATCTATGAACGTGTAATTAAATTCTATGCTAACCTAATTCAAATTGATCATCCTTGGAAGGTTAAGGATTCTTCAAATCCAGATTTAAAGAGATATGTTAAATTTGAGTGGACAAAAGGTAACGGGCCAGCCCTTGTAGGTAGTGGTACCCAGCACAAATATTTAATTTACTTTGACAAATCTTTCCCTTACATCCACCAAAATATCATTAAATTATACCTTGGTGAATCTTATCCAACTTTTGGTGGCCGTGACGTAATGAATGTCTTAACCAGTGGACAAGGACAAACTAAATCTCAAGAGATTACCTTGGAAGATGGAAGTAAGATGATGTCTTCATTTAACATTCATACTGCCCAGTATCAAAGTCCTGAAAATCAAGATGAAAGATCTAAGAAGATTTTCCAAGATGACTATACAGACGTTAAAAGTAACTACCAGGATCCATCAATGATTAAAAATTCATTTGTGATTGGAGTTATTGCTGTAATCTTAAGCTACTTAATTTCAATTCCATTGGCTACCCAACTTAGTCGCCATGCAAACTCAATCCTTGATCGTATGGGACTATTCCTAACAACAGCCTTTATCGCTCTACCGTCTCTTGCTGTAATTTACTTTGACCGTTTTGTCGGAAATAGCTTATTTGGTCTACCAGATAGTTTTACTGACTACGGAGCAGGTGATCTTCGTTCATATATTCTTCCAGTGATTATCCTAGCCCTCCTCCAAACGCCAGGAAATGTCCTATGGATTCGTCGTTATATGCTCGACCAAGCATCAAGTGATTATGTTAAATTTGCTCGTGCTAAAGGTCTGAGCGAAAAAGAAATTTATAGTAAACATATCTTGAAGAATGCCATGATCCCAATCAGTAATGGAATTCCTGCTTCAATTATCCTAGCCATTTCTGGGGCAACAATGACAGAAACCATTTTCTTAATTCCAGGTATGGGTAAAATGTTACCAGATGCCATTAAATCACATAACAATGCAATGGTAGTCGGTATTACCTTTATCTTTACAAGTCTATCAGTAATTTCAGTCCTACTCGGAGATTTACTGATGCAAAAAATTGATCCACGTATTAACTTAGCAGAAAAAGGAGGAAGAAAATAA
- a CDS encoding ATP-binding cassette domain-containing protein, protein MAEKLLEIKDLSISFGEGKNKNIAVKNANFDIYKGETFGLVGESGSGKTTIGRAIMGLNNVESGDIVFEGEKINKKLSKEEQEHVIRNIQMIFQDPAASLNERATVDYIISEGLRNFHLFKDDADREEKVKTMIKEVGLLPEHLSRYPHEFSGGQRQRIGIARALIMEPKLVVADEPISALDVSIRAQVLNLMKRIQEEKGLTYLMIAHDLSVVRFIADRVAVIHHGVIVEMAETEELFNNPLHPYTKSLLSAVPIPDPELEKVKVLTVYDGIHDYETDKPSFREITPGHFVWANDAEEAQYKNEK, encoded by the coding sequence GTGGCTGAAAAATTATTAGAAATCAAAGATTTATCAATCTCCTTTGGTGAGGGTAAAAATAAAAATATCGCTGTTAAAAATGCCAACTTTGATATCTACAAGGGTGAAACCTTTGGTCTTGTTGGTGAATCAGGAAGTGGTAAGACGACTATCGGTCGTGCAATCATGGGTCTAAACAATGTTGAATCAGGTGATATTGTTTTTGAAGGTGAAAAAATTAATAAAAAACTTTCAAAGGAAGAACAAGAGCATGTTATTAGAAACATTCAAATGATCTTCCAGGATCCTGCAGCAAGTCTTAATGAACGTGCAACGGTTGACTATATCATTTCAGAAGGTTTAAGGAATTTCCACCTCTTTAAAGATGATGCTGACCGTGAAGAGAAGGTTAAGACAATGATTAAAGAAGTGGGACTTCTACCAGAACATCTGTCAAGATATCCCCATGAATTTTCAGGCGGTCAGAGACAGAGGATTGGTATTGCAAGGGCTCTTATCATGGAACCTAAGCTTGTAGTTGCAGATGAGCCAATTTCAGCCCTTGATGTTTCCATCCGTGCACAGGTTCTAAATCTTATGAAGAGAATTCAAGAGGAAAAAGGCCTTACCTATCTAATGATTGCCCACGATTTAAGTGTGGTTCGCTTTATTGCGGATAGGGTTGCCGTTATCCATCACGGGGTAATCGTTGAAATGGCTGAAACTGAAGAATTGTTTAATAATCCTCTGCACCCATATACTAAGAGTTTACTTTCTGCAGTTCCAATTCCAGATCCTGAACTTGAAAAAGTTAAGGTATTAACTGTTTATGATGGAATTCATGATTACGAGACAGATAAACCAAGCTTTAGAGAGATTACTCCTGGACACTTTGTTTGGGCAAATGATGCTGAAGAAGCTCAATATAAAAATGAAAAATAG
- a CDS encoding ABC transporter permease, which yields MDEKQLFSFVPPRSDESEKIEAPMYSYWRSVGRKFLSNKLALVMLSILVILLLMSFIQPMFSGYTVIDAGKIDDFSARYNYPNAKYWFGTDSNGQSLFDAVWAGARTSILIGVLATVITTVIGVIVGAIWGVSPKIDKFMLELYNIVNNVPALLIMMVFSYAFGQGFWNLLLAMTITSWVGSAYFIRVNVIGLRDREYNIASRTLGTGVWTTITKNILPYLVSIIVTSMASYLPGFISYEVFLSFLGVGLSSDTPSLGRLISEYTSNITDHAYLFWIPVTVLGLVTISLYIVGQALADASDPRTHM from the coding sequence ATGGATGAGAAACAATTATTTAGTTTTGTACCTCCAAGAAGCGATGAAAGTGAAAAGATTGAAGCCCCTATGTACTCTTATTGGAGGAGTGTAGGACGTAAATTTCTTTCTAATAAATTAGCCTTAGTCATGCTATCAATCCTAGTAATCTTACTCTTAATGAGTTTTATCCAACCTATGTTTTCAGGATATACGGTTATTGATGCAGGTAAAATTGATGACTTTAGTGCCCGTTACAACTATCCAAATGCCAAATACTGGTTCGGGACAGACTCAAATGGACAAAGTCTATTTGATGCTGTCTGGGCTGGTGCCCGTACTTCAATTTTAATTGGGGTTCTTGCTACAGTAATAACCACCGTAATCGGTGTTATTGTTGGAGCTATCTGGGGAGTATCACCAAAGATTGACAAATTTATGCTTGAGCTTTACAATATTGTAAATAACGTCCCAGCTCTTCTAATCATGATGGTCTTCTCATATGCCTTTGGTCAAGGTTTTTGGAACCTACTGCTTGCCATGACAATTACATCTTGGGTGGGTTCAGCCTACTTTATCCGGGTAAATGTTATTGGTCTAAGGGATAGGGAATACAATATTGCCAGCCGTACCTTAGGTACTGGTGTTTGGACAACAATTACCAAAAATATTCTACCTTATTTGGTATCTATTATCGTTACCTCAATGGCTAGCTACCTACCAGGATTTATTTCTTACGAAGTATTCCTAAGCTTCCTAGGTGTAGGTCTATCGAGTGATACTCCGTCTCTAGGACGACTAATTTCTGAATATACAAGTAACATAACAGACCATGCTTACCTATTTTGGATTCCTGTTACCGTTCTTGGTTTAGTTACTATTTCATTATATATTGTTGGACAAGCCCTAGCTGATGCTAGTGATCCAAGAACACACATGTAG
- a CDS encoding ABC transporter ATP-binding protein, producing the protein MTKDVVLSAKNISIEFKVRDRTLRAIRDISVDLLDGETLALVGESGSGKSVFTKAFTGMLESNGEVSEGSIIYNGQDLTDLKTNKEWEKIRGGQISTVFQDPMTSLNPINTIGSQISEVIVKHQKLSASEAKEVAIDLMDKVGIPEAEKRYDEYPFQYSGGMRQRIVIAIALASKPKILICDEPTTALDVTIQAQIIDLLKELKKEYGFSMIFITHDLGVVASVADKVAVMYSGEIIEYGTVEDIFYDSRHPYTWALLSSLPQLATSEELYSIQGTPPSLYNEIKGDAFAPRNPEPLAIDFEQIPPKFEVNDHHWAKTWLLDERAPKLEKPKGIQDLHAKMKKIYSKGEA; encoded by the coding sequence ATGACTAAAGATGTAGTTCTTTCTGCAAAAAATATTAGTATTGAATTTAAGGTCCGTGACCGTACCCTTCGTGCCATTCGTGATATCTCAGTAGATTTACTTGACGGAGAAACTCTAGCTCTTGTTGGTGAGTCTGGAAGTGGGAAAAGTGTCTTTACCAAAGCCTTTACTGGTATGCTTGAAAGTAATGGTGAGGTCAGTGAAGGATCAATTATTTACAATGGTCAAGATTTAACAGACTTAAAAACAAACAAGGAATGGGAAAAAATTCGTGGTGGACAGATTTCAACTGTCTTCCAGGATCCTATGACAAGTTTAAACCCAATTAATACCATTGGTAGCCAAATTAGTGAGGTTATTGTAAAACACCAAAAACTAAGTGCATCTGAAGCTAAAGAAGTTGCTATTGATCTTATGGATAAGGTAGGAATTCCAGAAGCTGAAAAAAGATATGATGAGTATCCTTTCCAGTATTCAGGAGGAATGCGTCAAAGGATTGTTATTGCCATAGCTCTTGCAAGTAAACCAAAGATTCTTATTTGTGATGAGCCTACAACAGCCCTAGATGTAACCATTCAAGCACAAATTATTGATTTATTGAAAGAACTTAAAAAAGAATATGGTTTTTCAATGATCTTTATCACTCATGACCTTGGAGTAGTTGCAAGTGTTGCCGATAAGGTAGCAGTAATGTATTCTGGTGAGATTATCGAATACGGAACTGTTGAAGATATCTTCTATGATAGTCGCCACCCATATACTTGGGCCCTTCTATCAAGCCTACCGCAGCTTGCAACATCCGAAGAACTTTACTCAATTCAAGGAACACCACCATCTCTTTATAATGAAATTAAAGGAGATGCCTTTGCCCCTAGAAATCCAGAACCTTTAGCCATTGATTTTGAACAAATACCTCCTAAATTTGAGGTAAATGATCACCACTGGGCTAAAACTTGGCTTTTAGACGAACGTGCACCAAAACTTGAAAAACCTAAGGGAATTCAAGATTTGCATGCCAAAATGAAGAAAATTTATAGCAAGGGAGAGGCATAG